Proteins from a genomic interval of Trichoderma breve strain T069 chromosome 2, whole genome shotgun sequence:
- a CDS encoding helix-loop-helix DNA-binding domain-containing protein, which translates to MSSSPSQTSGSGDASKATPSGAAVNADDKPRLTEEEKKQNHIASEQKRRQAIREGFDRLTELVPGLEGQGRSEGLVLKRTVDYMRDQIVQRQALIERIEQAGGSVDPKYKKYVPC; encoded by the exons ATGTCATCCTCACCAAGCCAAACCTCCGGCTCTGGCGACGCCAGCAAGGCCACGCCCTCGGGGGCAGCAGTAAACGCAGACGACAAGCCGCGGCTcacagaggaggagaagaagcagaaccACATTGCATCAG AACAAAAGCGTCGCCAAGCCATTCGCGAGGGCTTCGATCGGCTCACTGAACTCGTGCCTGGTTTGGAGGGGCAAGGTCGCTCTGAGGGACTGGTTCTGAAACGTACTGTGGATTACATGCGCGACCAGATTGTGCAGAGGCAGGCCTTGATTGAGCGTATCGAGCAGGCAGGCGGCAGCGTTGATCCcaaatataaaaagtatgTGCCCTGTTGA
- a CDS encoding zinc-binding dehydrogenase domain-containing protein, translating into MRGIEIQKYVKSPAELQVTELPDPVPKDDEYVIEVHAAAANFFDILQVQGRYQNQPPFPWVAGAEFAGTVVSTPRKSRTKPRFAVGSRVFGAAQGAFATKLCTKEVALLPVPEGWSFRDAAGLFVTAPTSYGALVVRAGIKAGDVVLVHAAAGGVGLAAVQVAKAFGATVIATASTPRKLEIAKSFGADHAISYSDPDWPAKVKALTPKSRGVDIVYDPVGLVDKSTKCTAWNGRILVVGFAAGAIEKVAMNKVLLKNISLVGIHWGAYSIHERETIPKVWEGIMGLVKEGKIRGTEYTDEEFVGLDRVKDALLALGGRGTWGKVVIKVPQEGSSRL; encoded by the exons ATGCGCGGTATTGAAATCCAGAAATATGTCAAG AGCCCTGCAGAGCTCCAGGTGACAGAGCTGCCTGACCCCGTGCCCAAAGACGACGAGTATGTCATCGAAGTGCACGCCGCGGCAGCCAATTTCTTCGATATCCTGCAGGTTCAGGGACGCTACCAGAACCAGCCAC CCTTCCCATGGGTCGCCGGAGCCGAGTTCGCCGGCACCGTCGTGTCCACGCCGCGCAAGAGCCGGACCAAGCCGCGCTTCGCCGTGGGATCGCGCGTCTTTGGTGCCGCGCAGGGCGCCTTTGCGACGAAGCTGTGCACCAAGGAGGTGGcgctgctgccggtgcccGAGGGCTGGTCGTTCCGGGACGCCGCGGGCCTGTTTGTGACGGCGCCGACGAGCTACGGCGCGCTGGTGGTGAGGGCGGGAATCAAGGCGGGTGATGTCGTGCTGGTGCATGCGGCGGCGGGAGGAGTTGGGCTTGCGGCTGTTCAGG TCGCCAAAGCCTTCGGCGCAAccgtcatcgccaccgcCTCCACCCCCCGCAAACTCGAAATCGCCAAATCCTTCGGCGCCGACCACGCAATCTCCTACTCCGACCCAGACTGGCCCGCCAAAGTGAAAGCCCTGACCCCGAAATCCCGCGGCGTCGACATCGTCTACGACCccgtcggcctcgtcgacaaGTCCACAAAGTGCACCGCCTGGAACGGCcgcatcctcgtcgtcggcttcgcTGCGGGTGCTATTGAAAAGGTCGCCATGAACAAGGTTTTGCTCAAGAACATTTCGCTTGTGGGCATTCATTGGGGTGCTTATTCGATTCATGAGAGGGAGACGATTCCAAAGGTGTGGGAGGGGATTATGGGGTTGGTTAAGGAGGGGAAGATTAGGGGCACGGAGTATACGGATGAGGAGTTTGTTGGGCTGGATAGGGTCAAGGATGCGCTCTTGGCGCTGGGGGGAAGAGGAACTTGGGGCAAGGTCGTCATCAAGGTTCCTCAGGAGGGTAGCAGTCGGTTGTAA
- a CDS encoding tRNA synthetase class II core domain (G, h, p, S and t) domain-containing protein, which yields MIRSRTSRLAAAALSRRQWTCPACLSKRQYSKQPEKREPPDHRKLGNQQELFMTSVYSPGSPIFLPNGARIFNRLVDFLRKQYVRYGFQEVITPTIYKKSLWAKSGHLENYAEDMYSVTGNKRALDLERTTGCCGTDHAKNEAAVEEDDDYGLKPMNCPGHCLIFASKLHSYRDLPVRYADFSPLHRNEISGALSGLTRVRRFHQDDGHIFCRPSQVEGEIKKTLDFVKTVYSVLRLGVSYRLALSTRPKDHYIGTEEEWARAEDSLKRALDASGMEWTINEGDGAFYGPKIDIVLKDSEGKEHQTATIQLDFQLPKRFELEYQAPAPEYEARGETTDDPELLANYGPVRPVMIHRAVLGSVERLLALLIENYDGKWPFWLNPRQAIILTVNTSDPVVEWADEVRNILLGNKKLQADGLPSLESLSGQTGLAVDMDTTARPLGTKIREAHASGYGLVLVVGEQDAKNQQVSLGKERLSPLETRDRMLRMVDTFE from the coding sequence ATGATCCGCTCGCGCACATCACGgcttgccgccgctgccctcTCCAGAAGGCAGTGGACGTGCCCGGCATGCCTCTCCAAACGCCAATACTCCAAGCAGCCCGAGAAGCGCGAACCGCCTGATCATCGGAAGCTGGGCAACCAGCAAGAGCTCTTCATGACGTCCGTCTACAGCCCCGGCTCGCCCATTTTCTTGCCAAACGGCGCTCGCATATTCAACCGGCTGGTGGACTTTCTACGGAAGCAGTATGTGCGATATGGGTTCCAGGAGGTCATCACGCCGACGATATATAAGAAGTCGCTGTGGGCAAAGTCGGGACATCTGGAGAATTATGCAGAAGACATGTATTCTGTGACGGGCAATAAGAGAGCTTTGGACTTGGAGAGGACGACGGGGTGTTGCGGGACGGATCACGCCAAAAACGAAGCTgcggtggaagaagatgacgactaTGGGCTGAAACCCATGAACTGCCCAGGACACTGTCTCATCTTTGCATCCAAGCTGCATAGTTACAGAGACCTGCCAGTCAGATACGCCGACTTCAGTCCCCTCCACCGGAATGAGATATCGGGCGCCTTGTCAGGGCTGACCCGCGTACGTCGCTTTCATCAAGATGACGGCCACATCTTTTGTAGACCAAGCCAGGTCGAGGGAGAGATTAAGAAGACTCTAGATTTTGTCAAGACGGTATATAGCGTGCTGCGTCTTGGTGTCAGCTACCGCTTGGCGTTGTCCACAAGGCCCAAGGATCATTACATTGGCACGGAAGAGGAGTGGGCGCGCGCAGAGGACAGCTTGAAACGAGCGCTGGACGCTTCAGGCATGGAATGGACAATAAACGAAGGCGACGGTGCCTTTTATGGCCCCAAGATCGATATTGTGCTCAAGGACTCTGAGGGGAAAGAACACCAGACGGCCACCATTCAGCTAGACTTTCAGCTGCCCAAGCGATTCGAGTTGGAGTATCAGGCACCGGCACCGGAGTACGAGGCCCGTGGCGAGACGACCGACGACCCCGAGCTCCTTGCCAACTACGGTCCAGTTCGGCCTGTCATGATTCACCGTGCAGTTTTGGGATCTGTAGAGCGgctgctggcgctgttgATCGAGAACTATGACGGAAAATGGCCCTTTTGGCTGAACCCGAGACAGGCCATCATATTGACAGTCAACACATCAGACCCAGTAGTAGAGTGGGCTGACGAGGTGCGCAATATTCTCCTTGGcaacaagaagctgcaggCCGATGGGCTGCCGTCTCTCGAGAGTCTTTCAGGGCAAACGGGCCTGGCTGTAGACATGGACACGACGGCGAGACCCCTGGGGACCAAGATTCGGGAGGCACACGCGAGTGGCTATGGCCTTGTCTTGGTGGTGGGCGAGCAAGATGCCAAGAATCAGCAGGTCAGCCTGGGCAAGGAAAGGTTGAGTCCGCTTGAAACGCGCGATAGAATGCTTCGCATGGTAGATACATTTGAATGA
- a CDS encoding cytochrome p450 domain-containing protein, which yields MSTLFHLLGEQPSTAIEFEVSASLDFDDLQDLVASHFAIVEPRGVGFVSDDQFLTSVADVLAADGPIAISIDGGAVREIPGPKGLPYLGNFTQIYPDHLGNHQRLFETYGKLFAVTTFGTTWNYTNDPNLTNIFFTESGFFTKGVIDGHPLHAFNLGDAGIFFGSTDTESWRANHKFFPPALGPKAVKHYAPKLQDTIEDAFSVFDQLDKDGEAWNVFPYMLKLTSQAIVKLVLGMQVRHFASPDTPLDEIVSMIIEILMLARKVNRYGSWYGSLPFGDPQKLRNVTKMIRERLGKKIEEVENAKVGAKELELQDAALEADNLIDFAVRARDSKGNRLSKDHASLGVTVIAGAGFSTTAALLSWLIYGLVFYEGMQDRILQELINNDWNEDTVATPELTHKLKFLDKYIKETQRRHNGSFQPGRTAKTDLILPGGYKMKKDSLVILALHHLHTNSKQWDSPLRFDPDRWDTEKVKNRPAGSFQPFGSGARGCIGFNLALEEVKIFLPKLVYRYKFTLAKMDEAVQYDPNQVVIKPDNLYVRAKRRVRWPAKSE from the exons ATGTCTACtctttttcatctcttggGAGAGCAGCCATCTACTGCGATAGAGTTCGAAGTCTCTGCATCATTGGATTTTGATGACTTGCAAGATCTTGTTGCTTCACATTTTGCCATCGTGGAACCTCGTG GTGTTGGATTTGTGTCTGATGATCAATTCCTTACATCAGTAGCGGATGTACTGGCTGCTGATGGACCCATTGCAATCTCTATCGATGGCGGCGCAGTGCGCGAAATTCCTGGGCCCAAAGGGCTTCCGTATCTTGGCAACTTTACTCAGATATACCCTGACCATCTTGGTAATCATCAAAGGCTGTTCGAAACATATGGCAAGCTTTTTGCGGTCACCACCTTCGGTACTACGTGGAATTACACAAACGATCCCAATCTGACAAACATCTTCTTTACCGAAAGCGGGTTCTTCACCAAGGGTGTCATTGATGGGCATCCTCTACACGCGTTCAACTTGGGAGATgctggcatcttcttcggtaGTACGGACACGGAGAGCTGGCGTGCAAACCACAAGTTCTTCCCCCCTGCACTTGGTCCCAAGGCAGTGAAACACTACGCACCTAAACTGCAAGATACAATTGAGGACGCGTTTTCCGTCTTTGATCAACTAGACAAAGACGGCGAAGCTTGGAATGTGTTCCCTTATATGCTGAAATTAACATCTCAAGCCATCGTCAAGCTCGTCCTGGGTATGCAAGTTCGTCATTTTGCATCACCGGATACGCCACTTGATGAGATAGTGTCCATGATCATTGAAATCTTGATGCTGGCCAGGAAAGTTAATCGCTATGGCTCTTGGTATGGCAGCCTGCCATTTGGAGACCCTCAGAAACTCCGCAATGTTACGAAGATGATTCGCGAGCGGTTGGGTAAGAAAATAGAGGAAGTTGAGAATGCCAAAGTGGGTGCAAAAGAACTTGAACTGCAAGACGCCGCTTTAGAAGCAGACAACTTGATCG ATTTTGCTGTTCGAGCCCGAGACAGTAAAGGAAACAGGCTGAGTAAAGATCATGCATCTCTAGGTGTAACCGTCAtcgctggcgctggcttTTCAACCACAGCAGCGCTGCTCTCTTGGTTGATATATGGCCTAGTCTTTTATGAAGGGATGCAAGATCGCATCCTCCAGGAGCTTATCAACAATGATTGGAACGAAGATACAGTCGCTACACCAGAGCTAACCCACAAGCTCAAGTTTTTGGATAAGTATATCAAGGAAACACAGCGGCGACACAATGGATCGTTCCAACCGGGCCGTACAGCCAAGACTGACTTGATCTTACCCGGAGGATACAAGATGAAAAAGGACTCcctcgtcatcttggccCTACACCACCTCCACACAAACTCCAAGCAATGGGACAGCCCTCTACGCTTTGATCCCGACCGCTGGGACACCGAAAAAGTCAAAAACCGCCCAGCAGGGTCGTTTCAGCCTTTTGGCTCTGGGGCTCGCGGCTGCATAGGCTTCAACTTGGCATTGGAGGAAGTCAAGATATTCCTACCTAAGCTGGTATATCGCTACAAGTTCACGTTGGCCAAAATGGACGAAGCCGTTCAATACGATCCAAACCAGGTGGTCATCAAGCCAGACAATCTCTACGTTCgtgcgaagagaagagttcGATGGCCAGCGAAGTCCGAATAA
- a CDS encoding bromodomain-containing protein, giving the protein MEAKRKANGGAADAEDRQAKRRRVAQGFDLSKGESRESTTAHGLVFLEQIRRTADKSGRLVATYFETLVPRQSNPDYYKKTRLPISLETIEQKLIDGEFKSLAELESYFKRMIANAKDYYSRGSQVFDDAERVRKALSNYMTKTNPAYSNRSYQAVPTPLPPENGDEEEGNDEEEEEEEGEEDAEGEDAEADEDAEGEDEDAEGEEEPEEDEEPRSRRKAIILKRSRTRRSSNNESSRARSPPSRPDHQYENIPYKGLTFQQAQEKIVEELLRHQEPEYDDAYFEPFINLPPRALRDYYKVITDPLSIKKLQKMVKGVQGRNDATGVSEFKSWSAFEEKTKLLWTNAYFYNEEGSDIYVLAQELEKFFYGQLKKAQAAVSEPSQPKIKLKVGQGSETPGSSKKITIHVGGRDSSVASPAPQVAPSSETNGNVNGAGQLSANLEAPRSVSASAPSPTPSSQVGLGLKVEDGIRASPAVGSMPAGAPGQPAVRPPIPTITSLPFQTNPLVNGYADQRRFRPASKGIDSALIEQLRIQTHPSIPNERPTLLTILPNAKEMQQSATINLPPTQTRIWIVVTLPTFLQDRQYSLWTLVDKQPWKQLMQPIPNQTHHERAFDVMLHPGLNVIETHLIAAIPRHEREPGGPEVELEVFTVLINVSRPY; this is encoded by the exons ATGGAGGCCAAGCGAAAGGCGAATGGAGGAGCAGCGGATGCGGAGGACCGCCAGGCGAAGCGGCGCAGAGTAGCT CAAGGTTTCGATCTTTCCAAGGGCGAGTCTCGCGAATCAACCACTGCGCACGGATTGGTGTTCCTCGAGCAGATCCGTCGGACAGCTGATAAAAG TGGTCGTCTCGTCGCAACATACTTTGAGACGCTCGTTCCACGGCAAAGCAACCCCGACTACTACAAAAAGACGCGATTGCCGATTTCCCTCGAAACTATCGAACAAAAGCTTATCGATGGCGAATTCAAGAGCCTcgcagagctggagagctACTTCAAAAGGATGATTGCCAACGCAAAAGACTATTATTCTAGAGGATCGCAAGtttttgatgatgctgagcGTGTTCGCAAAGCACTGAGTAACTACATGACCAAAACGAACCCTGCATACAGCAACCGCTCTTACCAAGCTGTGCCTACCCCGCTGCCGCCGGAAAAtggcgacgaagaggaagggaatgatgaagaggaggaagaagaagagggggaagaagatgccgagggcgaggatgctgaagctgacgaagatgctgagggagaagacgaagatgccgaaggcgaggaggagcctgaagaagatgaagagcccAGATCGAGACGAAAAGCCATTATACTCAAGCGAAGCCGTACCCGCAGGAGTTCGAATAACGAAAGCTCTCGAGCTCGATCGCCGCCAAGTCGTCCCGATCACCAATACGAAAATATACCATACAAGGGTCTTACATTTCAACAAGCTCAGGAAAAAATCGTCGAAGAACTTTTGCGACACCAGGAACCAGA ATATGACGATGCCTATTTTGAGCCCTTTATcaatcttcctcctcgagcTTTGAGAGATTACTACAAGGTCATTACCGATCCTCTGTCCATCAAGAAACTGCAGAAGATGGTCAAAGGCGTGCAAGGACGAAATGACGCGACAGGAGTTAGCGAGTTCAAGAGCTGGAGTGCTtttgaagagaaaacaaagcTCCTCTGGACCAATGCGTATTTCTACAACGAAGAAGGCAGCGATATCTATGTTCTGGCACAAGAGCTCGAG AAATTTTTCTACGGCCAGCTCAAAAAGGCACAAGCAGCTGTCTCGGAGCCATCGCAGCCGAAGATTAAACTCAAGGTCGGGCAAGGATCCGAAACCCCTGGTTCGTCCAAGAAGATTACCATCCACGTTGGCGGGCGTGACAGCTCCGTAGCATCGCCAGCACCTCAGGTAGCCCCATCCTCAGAGACCAATGGCAATGTCAACGGTGCCGGCCAGCTCTCGGCCAACCTCGAGGCTCCTCGCAGCGTCTCGGCGTCTGCGCCGTCGCCAACGCCCTCATCCCAGGTAGGATTGGGGCTGAAGGTGGAAGATGGCATTCGGGCATCCCCGGCAGTTGGTAGCATGCCAGCCGGTGCACCAGGACAACCTGCCGTGCGGCCTCCTATTCCCACGATTACATCTCTGCCATTCCAGACGAACCCGCTCGTTAATGGATATGCGGATCAGAGGAGATTCCGCCCTGCCAGTAAAG GAATTGACAGTGCGCTGATTGAACAATTGCGGATCCAAACACATCCTAGTATTCCAAATGAGCGCCCTACGCTGCTCACCATCTTACCCAACGCAAAGGAGATGCAACAGTCGGCAACCATCAACCTGCCGCCAACGCAGACTCGCATCTGGATCGTCGTGACGCTGCCAACGTTTCTGCAAGACCGTCAGTATAGCCTCTGGACTCTGGTGGACAAGCAGCCTTGGAAACAGTTGATGCAGCCCATCCCCAACCAGACGCATCATGAGCGAGCGTTTGATGTTATGCTGCACCCGGGGCTCAATGTCATTGAAACTCATCTCATTGCCGCGATTCCCCGACATGAGCGAGAGCCAGGCGGACCAGAGGTGGAATTGGAAGTCTTTACAGTACTGATTAATGTGTCACGCCCATATTAG
- a CDS encoding ubiquitin family domain-containing protein, protein MADNAEAGGDAQITFRVKTAQDGSHTITMAESATVLDLKTKLSTAEFENIPVDRQRLIYSGRVMKNDDTLATYKIKPNNTIHMVKSAASNTAPAAAAAASTPQAVPTNMASGTANNPLAGLTGARYAGHQINLPGMDMFGPDGGMGPPMDEERLSRMMADPNVQQTMNEALNNPDFVNMLIEANPMLRNIPNAREIITSPFMRQMMSNPQMMTQAMRMQRNMGRGESPFPAPGATDTTPDGAPAADGAAGQANAQQQNPFANPFMNPFMGGGAGGANSLSMLQQLLNIPPPPAPASNPADTETGATENRGPAAAAGTGGNAGAGQAQAPPNPFAALFPPQAAGAGGANPLNPFAMNPEQFQQMMQLFSPQQAAAPPDNRPAEERYAEQLRQLNDMGFYDFDRNVAALRRSGGSVQGAVEHLLGGI, encoded by the exons ATGGCCGACAACGCAGAGGCGGGCGGCGATGCCCAAATCACCTTTCGGGTCAAGACGGCGCAGGATGGCTCGCACACCATCACTATGGCTGAGTCGGCGACCGTCTTGGACCTCAAGACGAAACTGTCCACCGCCGAGTTCGAGAATATCCCCGTCGACCGTCAGCGCCTCATCTACTCCGGCCGCGTTATGAAGAACGACGACACGCTGGCCACGTACAAGATCAAGcccaacaacaccatccaCATGGTCAAGAGCGCCGCCAGCAACACTGCTccggctgctgccgctgctgcctcGACACCCCAGGCCGTGCCGACCAACATGGCCTCAGGCACCGCCAACAACCCGCTGGCTGGCCTCACTGGCGCCAGATACGCTGGTCACCAGATCAACCTCCCCGGCATGGACATGTTTGGCCCCGACGGCGGC ATGGGTCCTCCTATGGACGAAGAGCGGTTGTCGCGCATGATGGCAGATCCTAACGTGCAACAAACCATGAACGAGGCGCTCAACAATCCCGACTTCGTCAATATGCTTATCGAGGCGAATCCCATGTTGCGCAACATCCCCAACGCTCGCGAGATCATTACATCACCATTCATGCgacagatgatgagcaaCCCGCAGATGATGACACAGGCGATGCGGATGCAGCGGAACATGGGCAGAGGCGAGTCGCCATTCCCTGCCCCCGGCGCCACAGACACGACCCCCGACGGTGCGCCCGCGGCGGATGGTGCAGCTGGCCAGGCAAacgcccagcagcagaaccCTTTTGCAAACCCGTTTATGAACCCGTTCATGGGGGGTGGTGCTGGCGGCGCCAACAGCCTAAGCATGCTGCAGCAACTGCTGAATATCCCCCCTCCGCCCGCACCAGCCAGCAACCCGGCCGATACCGAGACCGGGGCGACAGAAAACAGAGGaccggcggcagcagcaggaacCGGAGGCAATGCGGGTGCAGGCCAAGCCCAGGCGCCGCCGAACCCCTTTGCGGCTTTGTTCCCGCCTCAAgcggctggagctggaggggcGAATCCGTTGAATCCGTTTGCCATGAACCCGGAGCAGTTCCAGcagatgatgcagctgtTCTCACCACAACAAGCCGCCGCCCCGCCGGATAACAGACCGGCCGAAGAGCGCTACGCAGAGCAGCTCCGACAGCTCAACGACATGGGATTCTATGATTTTGACCGAAACGTGGCCGCTTTGAGACGCAGTGGAGGAAGCGTGCAGGGTGCCGTTGAGCACCTGCTGGGCGGAATTTAG
- a CDS encoding maf-like protein domain-containing protein, with the protein MSAATAPGDAPSDAAASGQAAPPAGRPRAGSMRRPLQPLDLPIIKHLNSNRVILASASPRRKQLLQQMGLANLEITPSLKPEDLDKKAYGPWEYVSTTARNKCLDVYTTTLETHLASIPDPALVIAADTIIVTRDGRILEKPRSEAEHIRMLKHLRDTRMHRVLTSVSVLAPREDARAPGYDIQSHTEETKVYFWEEGNGLPDDVIEAYVKTREGVDKAGGYGIQGIAGMLLVEKIEGSVDNVIGLPVKKTLTLAEKVIFQQDRDDYDDEGSASE; encoded by the exons ATGTCAGCCGCCACAGCTCCGGGCGATGCTCCctcagatgctgctgcctccgGGCAAGCGGCGCCTCCAGCCGGGCGTCCCAGAGCCGGATCTATGCGCAGGCCGCTGCAGCCCCTGGATCTCCCCATTATCAAGCACCTCAATTCAAATAGAGTAATTCTAGCATCTGCCTCTCCGCGGAGGAaacagcttctgcagcag ATGGGCCTCGCCAATTTGGAGATTACTCCGTCACTCAAGCCTGAGGACCTTGACAAGAAGGCATATGGCCCCTGGGAATACGTCTCGACTACCGCTCGTAACAAGTGTCTTGACGTTTACACCACTACTTTGGAGACGCACCTTGCTTCTATCCCTGATCCTGCTCTAGTCATTGCCGCGGACACCATTATTGTTACTCGTGATGGACGCATTCTAGAGAAGCCTCGGAGTGAAGCAGAGCACATACGAATGCTCAAGCACCTGCGCGATACACGCATGCACAGAGTGTTGACTTCGGTCTCTGTACTAGCCCCCCGAGAAGATGCAAGAGCTCCGGGCTACGACATCCAAAGCCACACCGAGGAGACCAAGGTGTACTTTTGGGAAGAGGGTAACGGACTACCGGACGACGTCATTGAGGCCTATGTCAAAACTCGGGAGGGTGTTGACAAGGCGGGTGGATACGGAATCCAAGGCATTGCGGGAATGCTATTGGTGGAAAAGATTGAAGGGAGTGTTGACAATGTAATTGGACTGCCTGTAAAGAAGACGTTGACATTAGCGGAAAAGGTCATCTTCCAGCAGGACCGGGATGACTATGATGACGAGGGTTCAGCTTCAGAATGA
- a CDS encoding oxidoreductase NAD-binding domain-containing protein, producing MAEATEYSQKEIELHNSAGDAWMVIHGEVYDVTKYIQSHPGGVDVLIEAAGTNASEAFDNAGHSDDAFDLMVPLRIGKLKGYKKRKARIALAKPSTPPKSNTSSSTEKSMSDTAKYTIVSLGTAALYYGLTTSSVDRDIMSKASSLGKNLITFAPKWAVSSSTVVSSSSSKPGFLMGLLVGAGVLASVHTLIARRLLQIVVSLDSPKYPYHFKVPKAPEFNLLQQRGWLDSEAAASAIPLAKKELVSPNVYRLTFTLPSSHPILGLPTGQHVAITAVIDGETVTRSYTPTSNNADKGILELLIKVYPDGKMTNGYLANLNIGDEVHFRGPKGAMRYSRQLCKKIGMVAGGTGITPMFQIIRAICESDCDTTEISLIYANRTEQDILLREELDTFARRYPKIFKVYYVLESHSSKWKFGSGYVTKDMMAEMLPSSSEEGSKVMICGPPGMVTAAKKSLVSLGYKQPGANAKMSDEIFVL from the exons ATGGCAGAGGCTACAGAATACTCCCAGAAAGAAATCGAGCTGCACAACAGTGCAGGAGATGCGTGGATGGTTATTCATGGAGAAG TCTATGATGTGACCAAGTATATCCAGAGCCACCCTGGTGGTGTGGACGTGCTGATAGAGGCAGCTGGCACCAACGCTAGCGAGGCTTTCGACAATGCCGGCCACTCAGACGATGCATTCGACCTAATGGTACCACTACGAATAGGCAAACTCAAAGGAtacaagaaaaggaaagcgAGAATAGCACTCGCCAAACCATCAACGCCTCCGAAAAGCAACACTTCGTCATCTACAGAGAAGAGCATGTCTGACACCGCCAAGTACACCATAGTATCACTTGGTACCGCTGCCTTGTACTACGGTCTTACTACGTCCAGCGTGGATCGCGATATAATGTCTAAAGCCTCTTCGCTTGGCAAGAACCTAATCACATTTGCGCCTAAGTGggctgtctcttcttccactgttgtttcttcctcctcttcaaagCCTGGCTTTTTAATGGGATTGCTAGTTGGAGCCGGTGTCCTGGCATCAGTTCATACCCTGATTGCCCGTAGACTGCTCCAGATCGTCGTTTCTCTAGACTCGCCAAAATACCCCTACCATTTCAAGGTGCCAAAGGCCCCTGAATTCAATCTTCTACAGCAAAGGGGATGGCTAGACTCGGaagcagctgcatctgcgATTCCACTAGCTAAAAAAGAGCTGGTGTCGCCAAACGTATACCGTCTGACATTCACCTTGCCCTCTTCGCATCCCATACTTGGTTTGCCAACGGGTCAGCATGTTGCCATTACTGCAGTTATTGACGGGGAAACTGTAACACGATCCTATACTCCGACGTCGAATAACGCCGACAAGGGCATCCTGGAGCTCCTTATCAAGGTCTACCCGGACGGGAAAATGACAAATGGCTACTTGGCCAACCTAAACATTGGTGATGAGGTTCATTTCAGGGGTCCCAAGGGAGCTATGCGGTACTCTCGGCAACTATGTAAGAAGATAGGCATGGTAGCTGGTGGCACCGGGATCACGCCTATGTTCCAGATTATCCGAGCCATCTGCGAAAGCGACTGCGATACCACGGAGATCAGTCTCATTTACGCCAACCGAACAGAGCAGGATATCCTTCTCAGGGAAGAACTGGATACTTTTGCTAGGCGATATCCAAAAATCTTCAAAGTATACTATGTACTTGAGAGTCATTCTTCTAAGTGGAAATTTGGGTCTGGTTATGTGACAAAGGATATGATGGCTGAGATGCTCCCTTCTTCGAGCGAGGAGGGAAGTAAAGTTATGATCTGTGGACCACCTGGAATGGTTACCGCAGCCAAGAAGTCGCTGGTAAGCCTGGGGTACAAGCAGCCTGGCGCAAATGCCAAGATGAGCGACGAAATCTTTGTCTTATAA